The following proteins are co-located in the Indicator indicator isolate 239-I01 chromosome 33, UM_Iind_1.1, whole genome shotgun sequence genome:
- the LOC128977728 gene encoding cbp/p300-interacting transactivator 3 produces the protein MAEHMMMSMSHGGTGLQSYRMGVSGLQGPPQHGQHVLRTLPAAGQMMPYGGAGMDGAMRPRPNLSAQMGHHQMQNAMMFSGPGQQQYMGPVGTQQLMASMHLQKLNTQYQGHPLGMSNGPMGAGAQQYRVGPNQHPGMQHMPSPALNLNIMDTDLIDEEVLTSLVLELGLDRIQELPELFLGQNEFDLISDFVSKQQPSAISC, from the coding sequence ATGGCCGAGCACATGATGATGTCCATGAGCCACGGTGGCACCGGGCTGCAGAGCTACCGCATGGGAGTGAGCGGGCTGCAGGGACCCCCGCAGCACGGGCAGCATGTGCTGAGGACGCTGCCTGCCGCCGGCCAGATGATGCCCTACGGAGGGGCTGGCATGGACGGTGCGATGAGGCCGAGACCCAACCTCAGCGCACAGATGGGACACCACCAGATGCAGAACGCGATGATGTTCAGCGGCCCCGGGCAGCAGCAGTACATGGGGCCGGTGGGCACCCAGCAGCTAATGGCCAGCATGCACCTACAAAAACTCAACACCCAGTACCAGGGGCACCCACTAGGCATGAGCAATGGGCCCATGGGAGCTGGAGCCCAGCAGTACAGAGTGGGACCCAACCAGCACCCAGGCATGCAGCACATGCCCTCACCGGCACTCAACTTGAACATTATGGACACTGATCTCATAGATGAGGAGGTCTTGACATCCCTTGTGCTGGAACTGGGGCTGGACCGGATTCAGGAGCTGCCAGAGCTATTCTTAGGACAGAACGAGTTTGACTTAATTTCAGACTTTGTTAGCAAACAGCAACCCAGTGCCATCAGCTGTTGA